From Actinosynnema mirum DSM 43827, a single genomic window includes:
- a CDS encoding glycohydrolase toxin TNT-related protein (This protein contains a domain related to Tuberculosis Necrotizing Toxin, which is the C-terminal effector domain of outer membrane channel protein CpnT, and which has a lethal NAD+-glycohydrolase activity.), giving the protein MVHVSEPKPLNPTEQDALVKQIGLTLMRAAPEEWRHVTADYRATGRYFELAAEVRGADGSARTWSPPQEVAQLFARLRAGMYREGRGSWSNARYQLDHPSSYNLDFDRAEPSWQNPPPQQAYLDEVRFFPRTDENTPEWLRRRVKDAGGVGAGAGAPGAPQGAPGGAQGAGKPAAAAAGAGAGAGGRAGASAAAPAGDRAPGGDRAPAGGEARSGGQRFRSTRVFDGAGAGGRPTVNRPPVSDADRELLLNYLDRAPVVVAGRGFDADVLDPDVPQVVPVAFQTDGTWIWPAAVAYYLRGYGVPPEAELVSWVRAHDFVLPEVAEETRQAAAVTLGAAAAPQGTPLPKTPVQVKPVASALQEQATTVAPRPEVSGAKGGKDGGVGAGAGVGAGDGGREAVGQSGPGQPGQVGPGQPGAGPQGAGQAGVGQAGAGQPGARGGDRVLTFEEVKQQNINYGTGGPPYRVTFEEEGPVADDRHQRESYVDGMDLFAPGSYEREKAEESTKAWNPFGEEPVDEPEQPAAGASAARVEEPEDDAPLGRDVRDEAEEPVDEPVGEPEERRPEERRDDEHARDHEVDELGLGALKPSDIRGAAAEEAEEDDVRPEDDEPEERVSEERASEEVARYESAQATQYMAPVVLGGGPGDGPRDQDEEHEDARAEVEPEVESERFDDRDGDREDERRHEERFEDERPEPFSATGPDRFEATTPDRFEATSPERFDRAEADRFETAEPEHFEATKSERFEATSPERFDAPEPELFTATEPERFEAMEPERFNATEPERFDAAERERFEATEPERFEVTKSDRFDAVEPDRFEATRPERFEATSPERFEEAGRFEEAGRFEDEDGGFDAEPVRSGKPLAGPQATQHIDPVALLADERPDERPDERVDERSDARVGERLDERADARGSERVEEPRFEDDSRTTPTPLDSSEFEDRRAEPARGVTPDENDHLRGLRQTLAELNVPPTAYLIGDDQVDRTWVLRFDGRRWVVGWYDQGLAHPSTFDKVEDAGSFLVGKLVMAGMRAPRPPIPPGRQQPPQQPRPPMAGNGFRPGPPPPPRPVEPQAEATPPKPAPAASPAPAAAVRAWPINPMNGEPPLTLFRHKQMVELPAGTEVDRYGSGEGNLVYKIGTPFPHRSLVPSWINRPYRAYRLRRSVEVLTGTAVAWFEQPGGGTAYLLPRTIDDMLADGVLVEVADQEAPVH; this is encoded by the coding sequence ATGGTGCACGTGTCCGAGCCCAAGCCGTTGAACCCGACCGAGCAGGACGCGCTGGTCAAGCAGATCGGCCTCACCCTGATGCGCGCCGCGCCTGAGGAGTGGCGGCACGTCACCGCGGACTACCGCGCGACCGGTCGGTACTTCGAGCTGGCCGCCGAGGTCCGCGGGGCCGACGGTTCCGCGCGCACCTGGTCGCCACCGCAGGAGGTGGCGCAGCTCTTCGCGCGCCTGCGCGCGGGCATGTACCGGGAGGGCCGGGGGAGCTGGTCCAACGCGCGCTACCAGCTCGACCACCCGTCGAGCTACAACCTCGACTTCGACCGCGCCGAGCCCTCCTGGCAGAACCCGCCGCCGCAGCAGGCCTACCTGGACGAGGTGCGCTTCTTCCCGCGCACCGACGAGAACACGCCGGAGTGGCTGCGGCGCAGGGTCAAGGACGCCGGTGGGGTTGGAGCCGGGGCCGGGGCGCCGGGTGCGCCGCAGGGGGCTCCCGGTGGGGCGCAGGGGGCTGGCAAGCCTGCTGCTGCCGCCGCTGGTGCTGGGGCTGGTGCTGGTGGAAGGGCTGGCGCGTCTGCTGCCGCTCCCGCCGGTGACCGGGCGCCCGGTGGTGATCGCGCGCCTGCCGGTGGTGAGGCGCGGTCCGGTGGGCAGCGGTTCCGCAGCACCCGCGTGTTCGACGGCGCGGGCGCGGGCGGGCGGCCCACGGTCAACCGGCCACCGGTGTCCGACGCGGACCGCGAGCTGCTGCTGAACTACCTGGACCGGGCGCCCGTCGTGGTCGCCGGGCGCGGGTTCGACGCGGACGTGCTCGACCCGGACGTGCCGCAGGTCGTGCCGGTGGCGTTCCAGACGGACGGCACGTGGATCTGGCCCGCCGCGGTCGCGTACTACCTGCGTGGCTACGGGGTTCCGCCCGAGGCCGAGCTGGTGTCGTGGGTCCGGGCGCACGACTTCGTGCTGCCGGAGGTGGCGGAGGAGACCAGGCAGGCCGCCGCGGTGACCCTCGGGGCCGCCGCCGCGCCGCAGGGGACGCCGCTGCCGAAGACGCCGGTGCAGGTCAAGCCGGTGGCGTCGGCGCTGCAGGAGCAGGCCACGACGGTCGCGCCCCGGCCCGAGGTGTCGGGTGCGAAGGGTGGCAAGGACGGCGGGGTCGGGGCTGGGGCTGGGGTCGGGGCTGGTGACGGTGGCCGGGAGGCCGTCGGGCAGTCCGGTCCTGGACAGCCTGGACAGGTTGGGCCTGGGCAGCCGGGCGCTGGACCGCAGGGCGCCGGGCAGGCGGGCGTTGGGCAGGCGGGTGCTGGGCAGCCTGGGGCCCGTGGTGGTGATCGGGTGCTGACCTTCGAGGAGGTCAAGCAGCAGAACATCAACTACGGGACGGGTGGGCCGCCCTACCGGGTCACGTTCGAGGAGGAGGGGCCGGTCGCCGACGATCGGCACCAGCGCGAGTCCTACGTGGACGGCATGGATCTCTTCGCGCCCGGTTCCTACGAGCGGGAGAAGGCCGAGGAGAGCACCAAGGCCTGGAACCCGTTCGGCGAGGAGCCCGTCGACGAGCCCGAGCAGCCTGCTGCCGGTGCGAGCGCGGCGCGGGTCGAGGAGCCGGAGGACGACGCCCCGCTCGGGCGCGACGTGCGGGACGAGGCCGAGGAGCCCGTCGACGAGCCCGTCGGTGAGCCCGAGGAGCGTCGGCCCGAGGAGCGTCGGGACGACGAGCACGCGCGTGACCACGAGGTGGACGAGCTGGGGCTCGGTGCGCTGAAGCCGAGCGACATCCGGGGCGCTGCGGCCGAGGAGGCCGAGGAGGACGACGTCCGGCCTGAGGACGACGAGCCTGAGGAGCGCGTCTCTGAGGAGCGCGCCTCAGAGGAGGTGGCCCGGTACGAGTCGGCGCAGGCCACGCAGTACATGGCCCCGGTGGTTCTGGGTGGTGGGCCCGGTGACGGCCCGCGTGACCAGGACGAGGAGCACGAGGACGCGCGGGCCGAGGTCGAGCCCGAGGTCGAGTCCGAGCGGTTCGACGACCGGGACGGTGACCGGGAGGACGAGCGGCGGCACGAGGAGCGGTTCGAGGACGAGCGTCCCGAGCCGTTCTCGGCGACCGGGCCTGACCGGTTCGAGGCCACCACGCCGGACCGGTTCGAGGCGACCAGCCCGGAGCGGTTCGACCGGGCCGAGGCCGATCGGTTCGAGACCGCCGAGCCCGAGCACTTCGAGGCGACCAAGTCCGAGCGGTTCGAGGCCACGAGCCCCGAGCGGTTCGACGCGCCCGAGCCCGAGCTGTTCACCGCCACCGAGCCGGAGCGGTTCGAGGCCATGGAGCCGGAGCGGTTCAACGCCACCGAGCCGGAGCGGTTCGACGCCGCCGAGCGCGAGCGGTTCGAGGCCACGGAGCCGGAGCGGTTCGAGGTGACCAAGTCGGACAGGTTCGACGCGGTCGAGCCGGACCGGTTCGAGGCGACCCGGCCCGAGCGGTTCGAGGCGACGAGCCCGGAGCGGTTCGAGGAAGCTGGGCGGTTCGAGGAGGCCGGGCGGTTCGAGGACGAGGACGGCGGGTTCGACGCCGAGCCGGTCCGGTCCGGGAAGCCGCTGGCCGGGCCGCAGGCCACCCAGCACATCGACCCCGTCGCCCTGCTCGCGGACGAGCGGCCGGACGAGCGGCCGGACGAGCGGGTCGATGAGCGGTCCGATGCGCGGGTCGGTGAGAGGCTCGATGAGCGGGCTGACGCGCGGGGCAGTGAGCGGGTTGAGGAGCCTCGGTTCGAGGACGACTCCCGGACCACGCCCACGCCCCTCGACTCCTCGGAGTTCGAGGACCGCCGGGCCGAACCGGCGCGGGGCGTCACGCCGGACGAGAACGACCACCTGCGCGGCCTGCGCCAGACGCTGGCCGAGCTGAACGTGCCGCCCACGGCCTACCTGATCGGCGACGACCAGGTCGACCGCACGTGGGTGCTCCGGTTCGACGGGCGCCGCTGGGTGGTCGGCTGGTACGACCAGGGCCTCGCGCACCCGTCGACGTTCGACAAGGTCGAGGACGCCGGGTCGTTCCTGGTCGGCAAGCTGGTGATGGCGGGGATGCGCGCGCCGCGACCGCCGATCCCGCCCGGCCGCCAGCAGCCGCCGCAGCAGCCCCGGCCGCCGATGGCGGGCAACGGGTTCCGGCCCGGACCGCCGCCGCCCCCTCGGCCGGTCGAGCCGCAGGCCGAGGCGACCCCGCCGAAGCCCGCGCCCGCCGCGTCCCCGGCCCCGGCCGCCGCGGTTCGGGCGTGGCCGATCAACCCGATGAACGGCGAGCCGCCGCTGACGCTGTTCCGGCACAAGCAGATGGTCGAGCTGCCCGCGGGCACCGAGGTCGACCGGTACGGCAGCGGGGAGGGCAACCTGGTCTACAAGATCGGGACGCCGTTCCCGCACCGGTCGCTGGTGCCGTCGTGGATCAACCGGCCGTACCGGGCGTACCGGCTGCGGCGCAGCGTCGAGGTGCTGACCGGGACCGCCGTGGCGTGGTTCGAGCAGCCCGGTGGCGGCACGGCCTACCTGCTGCCCAGGACGATCGACGACATGCTCGCCGACGGCGTGCTGGTCGAGGTCGCGGACCAGGAGGCGCCCGTCCACTGA
- a CDS encoding TNT domain-containing protein (This protein contains a domain related to Tuberculosis Necrotizing Toxin, which is the C-terminal effector domain of outer membrane channel protein CpnT, and which has a lethal NAD+-glycohydrolase activity.): MTGPLFTADDQGAVLDSVAALLAHRLPGDWERLLLEVRVMGGHVESTTSLLDLHGRESDWELPEEALPLLLHLREGMADPVHGAWFALRLRLTHPGEYSAEQDWDSEPAWTHRPPERHHVEELALHPRAESEIPGWLRERAGLPEPAPVHAAPLFDGVDGQGTPTFERRPAVHPQERDDVLAYLESAPVVLPAPGDGSDALDPARSAPVPMGFHSDGTWVWAAGSAYYLREHGVPVLPQLVQHIRDNGYRVPEVDEAARERAAAVASGRTPGAPVPPHRPRGISDADQRALEHLRARLDHYGVAPGEYSIVEPKPDALVIEPAPGERGWQVQFWDASRGPQGRPVVHRHAVDAARALLGQLLWDDGQDSARAARLRDAQGPATGPVRTVAGIQPMPDEPPLSLFRDHEPVLLPAGTEVDRHGAENGNLVYAARTPNINRSLPKEFYERPYHSYRVQRPIPALRGVAVPWFEQVGGGSGFFLARSVRDFLHDGSLVEVFGPTSAPPQS; the protein is encoded by the coding sequence ATGACCGGCCCGCTGTTCACGGCCGACGACCAGGGCGCCGTGCTCGACTCGGTGGCCGCGCTGCTCGCCCACCGGCTGCCCGGCGACTGGGAGCGGCTGCTGCTGGAGGTGCGGGTGATGGGCGGCCACGTCGAGTCGACCACCTCGCTGCTGGACCTGCACGGCCGGGAGTCCGACTGGGAGCTGCCCGAGGAGGCCCTGCCGCTCCTGCTGCACCTGCGCGAGGGCATGGCCGACCCGGTCCACGGGGCCTGGTTCGCGCTGCGCCTGCGGCTGACCCACCCCGGCGAGTACTCGGCCGAGCAGGACTGGGACTCCGAGCCCGCGTGGACGCACCGCCCGCCGGAGCGCCACCACGTGGAGGAGCTGGCGCTGCACCCGCGCGCCGAGTCGGAGATCCCCGGCTGGCTGCGCGAGCGGGCCGGGCTGCCCGAGCCCGCGCCGGTGCACGCCGCGCCGCTGTTCGACGGGGTCGACGGGCAGGGCACGCCGACGTTCGAGCGCAGGCCCGCCGTGCACCCGCAGGAGCGCGACGACGTGCTCGCCTACCTGGAGTCCGCGCCGGTCGTGCTGCCCGCGCCCGGCGACGGCTCGGACGCGCTCGACCCGGCCCGCTCGGCCCCGGTGCCGATGGGCTTCCACAGCGACGGCACGTGGGTGTGGGCCGCCGGGTCCGCGTACTACCTGCGCGAGCACGGCGTGCCGGTGCTGCCGCAGCTCGTCCAGCACATCAGGGACAACGGCTACCGGGTGCCCGAGGTGGACGAGGCCGCGCGCGAGCGGGCCGCCGCCGTGGCGAGCGGGCGGACGCCGGGGGCCCCGGTGCCGCCGCACCGCCCGCGCGGCATCTCGGACGCCGACCAGCGCGCCCTGGAGCACCTGCGCGCCAGGCTCGACCACTACGGGGTCGCGCCGGGCGAGTACTCGATCGTCGAGCCCAAGCCGGACGCGCTGGTGATCGAGCCCGCGCCCGGCGAGCGGGGCTGGCAGGTCCAGTTCTGGGACGCCTCGCGCGGACCGCAGGGCAGGCCGGTCGTGCACCGGCACGCGGTCGACGCGGCTCGGGCGCTGCTGGGCCAGCTGCTCTGGGACGACGGGCAGGACTCGGCGCGCGCGGCCAGGCTCCGCGACGCGCAGGGCCCGGCGACCGGTCCGGTCCGGACGGTCGCGGGCATCCAGCCGATGCCGGACGAGCCGCCGCTGTCGCTGTTCCGCGACCACGAGCCGGTGCTGCTTCCCGCCGGGACCGAGGTGGACCGGCACGGGGCCGAGAACGGGAACCTGGTGTACGCGGCCAGGACCCCGAACATCAACCGCTCGCTGCCGAAGGAGTTCTACGAGCGGCCGTACCACTCGTACCGGGTGCAGCGGCCCATCCCGGCGCTGCGCGGCGTCGCGGTCCCGTGGTTCGAGCAGGTCGGCGGCGGCTCGGGGTTCTTCCTCGCCCGTTCGGTGCGGGACTTCTTGCACGACGGGAGCCTCGTGGAGGTGTTCGGACCGACGTCCGCGCCACCCCAGTCGTGA
- a CDS encoding DMT family transporter: protein MPAPDHRSPADQPPTPSSAEPVRAGLRALGALISFAGGLFLAVQGRINGELGRALGDGFLAALVSFGGGLLLLLLAVPTTRRGREGLARLRSALREGRIRWWQCVGGACGAFLVSTQGLTVSVLGVALFTVAVVAAQTVSSLFVDRAGIGPAGPRPLTTPRVAGAALAVAAVVVAVSDDLGTPANLWPALLPALAGIGLGWQQAVNGLVREASRSTPVTTMVNFLTGTVVLLVVCAVDLALSGAPTTAPGEPWLYVGGALGIVTISTAVLAVRWTGVLLLGMSQVAGQLVGALAVDVVVPTAGQPLAAVTVVGTALTLLAVVVAALPSRG, encoded by the coding sequence GTGCCAGCACCCGACCACCGCTCCCCCGCCGACCAGCCCCCCACCCCCTCGTCAGCCGAACCCGTGCGCGCCGGGCTGCGGGCGCTGGGGGCGCTGATCTCGTTCGCGGGCGGCCTGTTCCTCGCGGTCCAGGGCCGGATCAACGGCGAGCTGGGCCGCGCGCTCGGCGACGGCTTCCTCGCCGCGCTGGTCTCGTTCGGCGGCGGGCTGCTGCTGCTCCTGCTCGCGGTCCCCACGACCCGCCGGGGCCGGGAGGGCCTGGCCCGGTTGCGCTCGGCGCTGCGCGAGGGCCGCATCCGGTGGTGGCAGTGCGTGGGCGGGGCGTGCGGCGCGTTCCTGGTGTCCACGCAGGGCCTGACCGTGAGCGTGCTCGGCGTCGCCCTGTTCACCGTGGCCGTGGTCGCCGCGCAGACCGTGAGCAGCCTGTTCGTGGACCGCGCGGGCATCGGCCCCGCCGGTCCGCGCCCGCTGACGACGCCCAGGGTCGCGGGGGCGGCGCTGGCCGTGGCGGCCGTGGTGGTGGCCGTGTCGGACGACCTCGGCACGCCCGCGAACCTGTGGCCCGCGCTGCTGCCCGCGCTCGCGGGGATCGGGCTCGGCTGGCAGCAGGCGGTCAACGGCCTGGTGCGCGAGGCGTCGCGGAGCACGCCGGTGACCACGATGGTGAACTTCCTGACCGGCACGGTGGTGCTGCTCGTGGTGTGCGCGGTGGACCTCGCGCTGAGCGGCGCGCCCACCACCGCGCCGGGTGAGCCGTGGCTGTACGTCGGCGGCGCGCTGGGCATCGTGACGATCAGCACGGCGGTGCTCGCGGTGCGCTGGACCGGCGTGCTGCTGCTCGGGATGTCCCAGGTGGCGGGGCAGCTGGTGGGGGCGCTCGCGGTCGACGTGGTGGTACCCACCGCAGGTCAGCCGCTCGCGGCGGTGACCGTCGTCGGCACCGCGCTCACCCTGCTGGCGGTGGTGGTCGCCGCGCTCCCGAGCCGGGGGTGA
- a CDS encoding bifunctional methylenetetrahydrofolate dehydrogenase/methenyltetrahydrofolate cyclohydrolase — MTATTLNGRATRDAIFEDLRTRVAALAERGVTPGLATVLVGDDPGSHSYVKGKHSACAKVGITSIRRDLPADTTQEQLEAVIDELNADPACTAYIVQLPLPKHLNANAVLERIDPAKDGDGLHPVNLGKLVLGDEAPLPATPRGVVELLRRYDVPLAGANVTVVGRGVTVGRPIGLLLTRRSENATVTLCHTGTKDLAAEVRRADVVVAGAGSPGLITADMIKPGAAVVDVGITRTEQGLVGDVHPDVAEVAGFLAPIPGGAGPMTIAMLLTNTVEAAERGLDAV; from the coding sequence GTGACGGCGACGACCCTCAACGGCAGGGCAACCAGGGATGCGATCTTCGAAGACCTGCGCACGCGGGTGGCCGCGCTGGCCGAACGCGGTGTGACGCCCGGCCTGGCGACCGTGCTCGTCGGCGACGACCCCGGCTCGCACTCCTACGTGAAGGGCAAGCACTCGGCGTGCGCGAAGGTCGGCATCACGTCGATCCGCCGCGACCTGCCCGCGGACACCACGCAGGAGCAGCTCGAAGCCGTCATCGACGAGCTGAACGCCGACCCGGCCTGCACCGCGTACATCGTGCAGCTGCCGCTCCCCAAGCACCTCAACGCGAACGCGGTCCTGGAGCGGATCGACCCGGCGAAGGACGGCGACGGCCTGCACCCGGTGAACCTGGGCAAGCTCGTGCTCGGCGACGAGGCCCCGCTGCCCGCCACGCCGCGCGGCGTGGTGGAGCTGCTGCGGCGCTACGACGTGCCGCTGGCGGGCGCGAACGTCACGGTGGTCGGGCGCGGCGTGACGGTCGGCAGGCCGATCGGGCTGCTGCTGACCAGGCGCAGCGAGAACGCCACGGTGACCCTGTGCCACACCGGCACGAAGGACCTGGCGGCCGAGGTGCGGCGCGCCGACGTGGTCGTCGCGGGTGCGGGCAGCCCCGGTCTGATCACCGCTGACATGATCAAGCCGGGTGCCGCCGTGGTCGACGTCGGCATCACCCGCACCGAGCAGGGCCTCGTGGGCGACGTCCACCCGGACGTCGCCGAGGTGGCCGGGTTCCTGGCCCCCATCCCCGGCGGTGCGGGTCCGATGACCATCGCGATGTTGCTGACCAACACGGTCGAGGCGGCCGAGCGCGGCCTCGACGCGGTCTGA
- a CDS encoding DUF3017 domain-containing protein has translation MPQQGWRGAAGQHLPFALVLGVTLVGLVRILQYNWREGVVLIGVALLIAAVLRVLVSDAQAGLIAIRGRGVDALLYSAMGLAVIVVAMTITGGPLDRAW, from the coding sequence ATGCCGCAACAGGGCTGGCGGGGGGCGGCGGGTCAGCACCTGCCGTTCGCGCTGGTGCTCGGGGTGACGCTGGTCGGTCTGGTCCGCATCCTGCAGTACAACTGGCGCGAGGGCGTGGTGCTGATCGGCGTCGCGCTGCTGATCGCGGCGGTGCTGCGGGTGCTCGTGAGCGACGCGCAGGCGGGGCTGATCGCGATCCGGGGGCGCGGCGTGGACGCGCTGCTGTACTCGGCGATGGGGCTCGCGGTGATCGTCGTGGCGATGACCATCACCGGCGGCCCGCTGGACCGGGCCTGGTAG
- the purH gene encoding bifunctional phosphoribosylaminoimidazolecarboxamide formyltransferase/IMP cyclohydrolase, giving the protein MTTPAERRPVRRALIGVSDKSGLLELATGLHAAGVEIVSTGGTARTLANAGVPVTTVEQVTGFPEALDGRVKTLHPRVHAGLLADMRKPSHVEKLDELGIAAFDLLVVNLYPFAQTVASGASADECVEQIDIGGPAMVRASAKNHASVAVVVDPSRYSWVLEQVREGGFTLGDRQRLAVDAFRHTASYDVAVASWMGGGLVPDETGFPEWFGATWQRKQVLRYGENPHQGAALYTGGAEGLATAEQLHGKEMSYNNYVDADAAWRAAWDHELPCVAIIKHANPCGIAVSPLPGESAIADAHRKAHACDPVSAFGGVIAANREVTVELAEQVAEIFTEVVIAPSYADGAVDVLTRKKNVRILVAPVPVRGGAEFRAVSGGVLLQAADTIEAEGDDPANWTLACGEALDERGLADLAFAWRACRAVKSNAILLAHDGATVGAGMGQVNRVDAARLAVSRAGERASGSVAASDAFFPFPDGLEVLLQAGVRAVVQPGGSVRDAEVIAAAEAAGATVYLTGTRHFAH; this is encoded by the coding sequence GTGACCACTCCTGCCGAGCGGCGACCGGTTCGTCGGGCCCTGATCGGGGTCTCCGACAAGTCGGGCCTGCTGGAACTCGCCACCGGCCTGCACGCGGCCGGGGTCGAGATCGTCTCCACCGGCGGCACCGCGAGGACGCTGGCGAACGCCGGGGTCCCGGTGACGACGGTCGAGCAGGTGACCGGGTTCCCCGAGGCGCTGGACGGCCGGGTCAAGACCCTGCACCCGCGCGTCCACGCGGGCCTGCTCGCCGACATGCGCAAGCCCTCCCACGTGGAGAAGCTCGACGAGCTGGGCATCGCCGCGTTCGACCTGCTCGTGGTGAACCTGTACCCGTTCGCGCAGACCGTGGCGTCCGGCGCGTCGGCCGACGAGTGCGTCGAGCAGATCGACATCGGCGGGCCCGCGATGGTGCGCGCCTCCGCGAAGAACCACGCCAGCGTGGCCGTCGTGGTCGACCCGTCGCGGTACTCGTGGGTGCTGGAGCAGGTCCGCGAGGGCGGCTTCACCCTCGGCGACCGGCAGCGGCTCGCCGTCGACGCGTTCCGGCACACCGCGTCCTACGACGTCGCCGTGGCGTCCTGGATGGGCGGCGGGCTGGTGCCGGACGAGACCGGGTTCCCCGAGTGGTTCGGCGCGACCTGGCAGCGCAAGCAGGTGCTGCGCTACGGCGAGAACCCGCACCAGGGCGCGGCCCTGTACACCGGGGGCGCCGAGGGCCTGGCGACCGCGGAGCAGCTGCACGGCAAGGAGATGTCGTACAACAACTACGTCGACGCGGACGCCGCGTGGCGGGCGGCGTGGGACCACGAGCTGCCCTGCGTGGCGATCATCAAGCACGCCAACCCGTGCGGCATCGCGGTGTCGCCGCTGCCCGGTGAGAGCGCGATCGCGGACGCGCACCGGAAGGCGCACGCGTGCGACCCGGTGAGCGCGTTCGGCGGGGTCATCGCGGCCAACCGCGAGGTCACCGTCGAGCTGGCCGAGCAGGTCGCGGAGATCTTCACCGAGGTGGTGATCGCGCCGTCGTACGCCGACGGGGCGGTGGACGTGCTGACCCGCAAGAAGAACGTGCGCATCCTGGTCGCGCCGGTGCCGGTGCGCGGCGGGGCGGAGTTCCGGGCGGTGTCCGGCGGGGTGCTGCTCCAGGCCGCGGACACCATCGAGGCCGAGGGCGACGACCCGGCCAACTGGACCCTGGCGTGCGGCGAGGCGCTGGACGAGCGCGGGCTCGCCGACCTGGCGTTCGCCTGGCGGGCGTGCCGCGCGGTGAAGTCGAACGCGATCCTGCTGGCCCACGACGGGGCGACGGTGGGCGCGGGCATGGGGCAGGTCAACCGGGTCGACGCGGCTCGCCTGGCGGTGTCCAGGGCGGGCGAGCGGGCTTCCGGCTCGGTGGCGGCCTCGGACGCGTTCTTCCCGTTCCCGGACGGGCTGGAGGTGCTGCTCCAGGCGGGCGTGCGGGCGGTCGTGCAGCCCGGCGGGTCGGTCCGCGACGCCGAGGTGATCGCGGCGGCGGAGGCGGCCGGGGCGACGGTGTACCTGACCGGGACGCGGCACTTCGCGCACTGA
- the purN gene encoding phosphoribosylglycinamide formyltransferase — MSAATTLRLPVPARVVVLVSGSGTLLQALLDAAASPDYPVRVVAVGADRTGIEGLARAERAGVPGFAVRLRDYATREEWDTALADAVQAHEPDLVVSAGFMKILGPAVLARFGGRMVNTHPALLPAFPGAHGVRDAVEYGVKVTGATVHLVDGGVDTGPILAQEAVEVLPEDDVDSLHERIKVVERRLLVDVVARLAREGCTVNGRKVSIP; from the coding sequence CTGAGCGCCGCGACCACACTCCGGCTTCCCGTCCCCGCGAGGGTCGTCGTCCTCGTCTCCGGCTCCGGCACCCTGCTGCAGGCCCTGCTGGACGCCGCCGCCTCCCCCGACTACCCCGTCCGGGTGGTCGCGGTCGGCGCGGACCGCACCGGCATCGAGGGCCTGGCCCGCGCCGAGCGCGCGGGCGTCCCAGGCTTCGCCGTGCGGCTGCGCGACTACGCCACCCGCGAGGAGTGGGACACCGCCCTCGCCGACGCGGTCCAGGCGCACGAGCCGGACCTGGTGGTGTCCGCCGGGTTCATGAAGATCCTGGGACCGGCCGTCCTGGCCCGCTTCGGCGGGCGGATGGTCAACACCCACCCCGCGCTGCTGCCCGCCTTCCCCGGCGCGCACGGCGTCCGCGACGCCGTCGAGTACGGCGTCAAGGTCACCGGGGCCACCGTGCACCTGGTCGACGGCGGGGTGGACACCGGGCCGATCCTGGCCCAGGAGGCGGTCGAGGTCCTCCCCGAGGACGACGTCGACAGCCTGCACGAGCGCATCAAGGTGGTGGAGCGGCGGCTTCTCGTCGACGTGGTCGCCCGACTCGCCCGAGAGGGCTGCACCGTGAACGGACGAAAGGTGAGCATCCCGTGA